A window from Triticum aestivum cultivar Chinese Spring chromosome 6D, IWGSC CS RefSeq v2.1, whole genome shotgun sequence encodes these proteins:
- the LOC123142837 gene encoding uncharacterized protein, which produces MVVHAPASPPGTSAEPQNSPGHRESSPKCSVEMHLMEQADSMVEFAHHTTDEENKNVQGDIMVEFVPDTINQEAEESPDEERSSDISITDVDEDSIEYLRRQVVEDSEEEDKQDEVY; this is translated from the exons ATGGTCGTTCATGCCCCTGCATCTCCGCCAGGCACCTCTGCTGAACCACAAAATTCCCCCGGCCACCGCGAGTCCTCCCCAAAATGCTCGGTAGAGATGCACTTGATGGAGCAAGCAGATTCCATGGTTGAGTTTGCTCACCATACTACGGATGAAGAG AACAAGAACGTGCAAGGAGACATCATGGTTGAGTTTGTTCCAGATACAATTAATCAGGAGGCAGAAGAGTCTCCTGATGAAGAACGGAGCAGCGATATCTCAATAACCGATGTCGATGAAGACTCTATTGAGTACCTGCGTAGGCAAGTTGTCGAAGACTCCGAGGAAGAAGACAAGCAAGATGAAGTATACTAG